Below is a genomic region from Phycobacter azelaicus.
GCGTTTTGCGTGCCGCTGTCACCTATCAGCGCTCTGGCTTTGGGAAGGCGCTGGTGGTGGGTCGCCCCGACGATGTGAAGGCCAAGCTGGAAACGGCGGGCCTTGGTGATGCGGTGCGGGAGCTTGAAGTGGTCAATGCCGCCAACACTCAGCATTTCGAGACCTACAAGGATTTCCTATTCAACCGCCTTCAGCGCAAGGGCTTTGATCGCAAGGATATCCACCGGCTTGTGGGTCGTGACCGGCACGTATTCTCGGCCCTGATGCTGGCCCATGGCCATGGCGATGGTCTGGTGACCGGGGCGACCCGCAAGTCCGCCCATATCATGGATCAGATCAACCACGTTTTCGATGCGGACGCCAATCATGGTGCCGCAGGTGTGACGGCGCTCTTGCACAAGGGGCGTATCGTGCTGATTGGCGATACGCTGGTGCATGAATGGCCCGATGAGAACGATCTTGCCACCATCGCCGAGCGCGCCGCTGGCGTTGCCCGTCACATGGGGCTGGATCCCCGCGTGGCCTTTGTCAGCTTCTCTACTTTCGGCTACCCGGTATCGGAACGCGCAGAAAAGATGCACATCGCCCCCAGCGTTCTGGATCAGCGCGGTGTTGATTTCGAATACGAAGGCGAGATGACCGTGGATGTGGCGCTGAATGCCAAAGCGCAGGAGAATTACCCGTTCCAGCGCCTCTCTGGCCCGGCCAATATCCTGGTGGTGCCGGCGCGGCACTCGGCCTCGATCTCGGTCAAGCTGATGCAGGAAATGGGCGGCGCCACGGTGATCGGCCCGATTCTGTCTGGCGTCGACAAGCCGATCCAGATCTGCTCCACCACCTCCACCGCAAATGATGTGCTGAACATGGCGGTTCTGGCGGCCTGCAACATCGGCTAGGGGCGCATCATGGCGATCTGGAACCTGGGCTCGATCAATGCCGACATGGTCTACACCCTGCCGCATCTTCCGCAGGCAGGGGAGACTTTGGCGGCCACCGAGTTTGCCCAGTTCCTGGGCGGCAAGGGGGCGAACATGTCCGTTGCCGCCGCCCGCGCAGGCGCTCATGTCTGCCATATCGGTGCGGTGGGGCCCGAAGGGCTCTGGGCGCGGGATCGGCTCTTGGAGTACGGCGTCGATACCCGCCACATTGCCCAGATCGACACCCCCACCGGCCATGCCATCGTCGCGGTGGACCAGGCGGGGGAAAACCAGATCATCCTGTTTCCCGGCGCCAACCGGGCCATCCACCCGGATCAGGTGGGACAGGCGTTGTCGGCGGCCTCCGCCGGGGACATCCTAGTGATGCAGAACGAAACCAATCTTCAGGCCGAGACCGCGAAGATGGGGCGCCAGCTGGGCCTGCGCGTCGCCTATGCGGCAGCCCCTTTCGAGGCCGAGGCCGTGCAGGCAGTTTTGCCCCATCTCGACCTCCTATTCATGAACGAGGTGGAGGCGGACCAGTTGCAAGAAGCCACTGGACATGCCCCTGATGCGCTGGGCGTTGCGGATGTGATCGTGACGCTTGGTGCAAGAGGCGCACGCCATATCCATAGCCCCAGCGGTGAGGTGCGCGAAGTCCCTGCGCTGCCAGTCACTCCGGTTGATACCACCGGGGCAGGGGATACTTTCACCGGCTACGTTCTG
It encodes:
- a CDS encoding ribokinase; protein product: MAIWNLGSINADMVYTLPHLPQAGETLAATEFAQFLGGKGANMSVAAARAGAHVCHIGAVGPEGLWARDRLLEYGVDTRHIAQIDTPTGHAIVAVDQAGENQIILFPGANRAIHPDQVGQALSAASAGDILVMQNETNLQAETAKMGRQLGLRVAYAAAPFEAEAVQAVLPHLDLLFMNEVEADQLQEATGHAPDALGVADVIVTLGARGARHIHSPSGEVREVPALPVTPVDTTGAGDTFTGYVLAGLDRGMPMAQAMSQASRAAALMVTRHGTADVIPDLKEVQDARL